A stretch of the Candidatus Margulisiibacteriota bacterium genome encodes the following:
- a CDS encoding DNA-processing protein DprA: MQEKKVIGVIGSRSLPMSKAELVGAVVDDLLKRRFHIASGGAVGTDEYCLSYLVHVGEADKGTLYSPWSTYEGFPVKVRALTRQFKEYGGSVVWGGLQGKEEYAIVRTGLLQRNLRLIEAVSGIVAFLYGESRGTLFTIRKALAEHLPVVIFCINTPLPEFKNIKWKPLKCGGCWEGAFKAVYLK, from the coding sequence ATGCAAGAAAAGAAAGTTATAGGAGTTATAGGTTCACGGTCTTTACCCATGAGCAAAGCAGAGCTGGTCGGTGCGGTGGTAGATGATTTACTCAAACGCAGGTTTCATATAGCCAGCGGCGGAGCTGTTGGCACTGATGAATATTGTTTGTCCTATTTGGTACATGTCGGCGAAGCCGACAAAGGCACGCTTTACAGTCCCTGGAGCACATACGAGGGGTTCCCTGTCAAAGTCCGAGCACTTACCCGCCAGTTCAAGGAGTATGGCGGTTCTGTTGTCTGGGGCGGTTTACAGGGCAAGGAAGAATATGCCATTGTCCGCACAGGTTTACTACAGCGCAATTTACGGCTTATAGAAGCTGTATCCGGCATAGTTGCCTTTCTCTATGGCGAAAGCAGAGGCACACTGTTCACTATCCGCAAGGCTTTAGCCGAGCATTTACCCGTAGTCATTTTTTGTATCAATACTCCGTTACCGGAGTTCAAAAACATCAAGTGGAAGCCGCTCAAATGCGGCGGCTGTTGGGAAGGCGCTTTCAAAGCAGTCTACTTGAAGTAG
- a CDS encoding recombinase family protein, whose protein sequence is MEEKFKVSLYIRVSTERQANEGDSLEEQESELKKFCDYRNYQIHNIYIERGKSGGNTNRPEYQKLIKDVEQKKIKAVVVKKLDRLSRSLLDFEQFMKLLQEKEIEFISLKESFDTTTAMGKAMLRVALVFAQLEREQTSERIADVMGHRASMGHFNGGRRLYGYSIVEKELVPYPKEKQIVETIFQKFLETRSTVAVMHYLNENGFPYRNGKRWDERQIQKMLQQEAYIGKITWGGHVYNGIHQPIITPTTFEKVQQIFKAKTYTKTKNTTNAILAKKVFCSRCGSPLAPSHTVNRHKKKFFYYRCTGSKDKGKTCPQSYFSLARLEARVTEIILSLSEEKHFRYIENKLLKHNEQIMTQIAEHDKSLRHMESLFSQLKIKKDKYLDTLLSSQFLSKERELINTKINEMETEEKQLKAAITKEQLTDNQIKSKLLPIAEVKKQFIVYRSGYPFENIYAHRLALAKIIEQIRCSKDTLEFQFTMLPDNEIFALNQ, encoded by the coding sequence ATGGAAGAGAAATTCAAAGTATCATTATATATCCGTGTTTCCACAGAACGGCAGGCTAATGAAGGCGATTCTTTGGAAGAGCAGGAAAGTGAGCTGAAAAAGTTCTGTGATTACCGCAATTATCAGATACATAATATCTATATTGAACGTGGTAAGTCCGGCGGCAATACTAACCGCCCGGAATACCAGAAGTTAATCAAAGACGTAGAGCAAAAGAAAATTAAGGCGGTAGTAGTCAAGAAGCTGGACCGGCTCAGCCGGTCGTTACTGGACTTTGAGCAGTTCATGAAACTACTACAGGAAAAAGAAATTGAATTCATTTCCCTGAAAGAAAGTTTTGATACCACAACCGCAATGGGCAAAGCCATGCTCCGGGTGGCCCTGGTCTTTGCCCAGCTGGAACGGGAACAAACTTCCGAACGTATAGCGGATGTCATGGGGCACAGGGCCAGCATGGGGCACTTTAACGGCGGACGCAGATTATATGGTTATTCAATTGTAGAAAAAGAACTTGTGCCGTACCCCAAAGAAAAACAGATCGTAGAAACCATCTTCCAGAAATTTTTGGAAACCCGTTCCACAGTGGCAGTCATGCACTATCTGAATGAAAACGGCTTTCCATACAGAAACGGGAAACGCTGGGATGAACGACAAATCCAGAAAATGCTACAGCAGGAAGCCTATATCGGGAAAATTACCTGGGGCGGGCACGTCTACAATGGTATTCATCAACCTATTATTACCCCAACCACGTTTGAAAAGGTTCAGCAAATTTTTAAAGCAAAAACCTACACCAAAACCAAGAATACTACAAACGCCATTCTCGCTAAAAAGGTATTCTGTTCACGGTGTGGCTCCCCCCTAGCCCCCAGCCACACCGTGAACAGGCACAAGAAAAAGTTTTTCTATTACCGTTGCACAGGTTCAAAGGATAAAGGCAAAACTTGCCCCCAGTCGTATTTCAGCCTTGCCCGGCTGGAAGCCAGAGTAACGGAAATTATCCTTTCCCTGTCTGAGGAAAAGCATTTCAGGTATATAGAAAATAAATTGCTCAAACATAATGAACAGATCATGACGCAGATCGCCGAACACGATAAATCCCTGCGCCATATGGAAAGCCTGTTCAGTCAGTTGAAGATCAAGAAGGATAAATATCTGGATACCTTGCTTTCCAGCCAGTTCCTGAGCAAGGAACGAGAACTTATCAATACCAAAATTAACGAAATGGAAACCGAGGAAAAACAACTCAAAGCGGCAATAACCAAAGAACAGCTGACTGACAATCAAATCAAAAGCAAATTGCTTCCCATTGCTGAGGTCAAAAAACAGTTTATCGTCTATCGGTCAGGTTATCCGTTTGAAAATATTTATGCTCACCGGCTGGCTCTGGCCAAGATCATAGAACAAATCAGGTGTTCCAAAGATACTCTGGAATTTCAATTCACAATGTTGCCGGACAATGAAATTTTTGCCCTGAATCAATGA